CGACGAGATCTTCGCCCTCGACCACCCGGATCGTACGTTCGGCGTCGGCGACCATCGGGATGAGGTCCTGCACCACCGTCGTCGGGGCGACCGTCGGTCCCTCGATCGCTCCGTGCCCGTTCACTGGCTTCATGATCGCCCGAGCGGTCAGCACGTGGGCTCGCGGAACATCCTTCGTGAAGTCGGAGACGTAATCGTCGGCCGGGTGTGCGACGACCTCCTCCGGCGTGCCGACCTGCACGAACGCGCCGTCCTTCATGATCGCGATGCGGTCACCGAGCTTGAGGGCCTCGGCCAGGTCGTGGGTGATGAAGATCATCGTCTTCTTCATCTCGTTCTGCAGGCGGCGTACCTCGTTCTGCATGTCCCGTCTGATGAGTGGGTCGAGCGCGCTGAACGGCTCATCGAACAGCATGATCTCCGGGTCGGTGGCAAGGGCGCGCGCGAGGCCGACGCGCTGCTGCATCCCGCCCGAGAGCTCGTCGGGGAACCGATCGCCCCATCCTCCGAGCCCGACCACGTCGAGCACCTCCGTGGCCTTGGCGAGCCGAGCGTCCTTTTCCGTTCCCTGGATCTCGAGGCCGAACGCGACGTTGTCGACGATGCGACGGTGCGGCAGCAACCCGAAGTGCTGGAAGACCATGCTGATCTTGGTTCGTCGCACGGTGCGGAGCTCGTCATCGTTCATCTGCATGACGTCGCGTCCGTCGACGAGGATCTCTCCC
This genomic interval from Actinomycetota bacterium contains the following:
- a CDS encoding glycine betaine/L-proline ABC transporter ATP-binding protein is translated as MAETPNATVSCRNVWKVYGPKADRIVGTPDADLPRAELLAKTGCVAAVRDISFDVGQGEVFVVMGLSGSGKSTLVRMLNRIHDPSAGEILVDGRDVMQMNDDELRTVRRTKISMVFQHFGLLPHRRIVDNVAFGLEIQGTEKDARLAKATEVLDVVGLGGWGDRFPDELSGGMQQRVGLARALATDPEIMLFDEPFSALDPLIRRDMQNEVRRLQNEMKKTMIFITHDLAEALKLGDRIAIMKDGAFVQVGTPEEVVAHPADDYVSDFTKDVPRAHVLTARAIMKPVNGHGAIEGPTVAPTTVVQDLIPMVADAERTIRVVEGEDLVGLVDRNAVMAALVEER